The Myxococcota bacterium genome has a segment encoding these proteins:
- a CDS encoding class I SAM-dependent RNA methyltransferase — protein MVAGRGPVERGRRAARALRGRGRGGRAVATGSEETVAIERLAAGGGGVGRLADGRAVFVPLTAPGDVARIRITELRARFARAELVEIETPGPQRVAPRCGWFGECGGCDWQHVDYAAQVDAKRALLHDAIERIARLALPGEVAFHASPKPYGYRQRARLVAGGGVAGFRRRGSHEVCAIDWCPVLEPALSDAISRAEGAEGEVELALAADGSVRVHELGSPRDGDAAPEAIETVVRGDRLRISPGVFAQANASLVDRLVERVLARAGRGAAAVELFAGAGLFTLGLSRAFERVLAVEVSARATDDLVFNLSRAGRANVEVVTRRADRALVRVERAAPDVVVLDPPRDGLDRGLAAALAACGAPRIVYVSCDPATLARDAAEIVPRGYRLAALEGFDLFPQTAHVEALALFEREAPGAAPRRDGG, from the coding sequence CTGGTCGCTGGTCGCGGACCGGTCGAGCGCGGTCGCCGTGCGGCTCGTGCCCTCCGAGGGCGCGGCCGGGGAGGACGCGCCGTAGCGACCGGGAGCGAGGAGACCGTCGCGATCGAGCGGCTCGCCGCGGGCGGCGGCGGCGTCGGCCGCCTCGCGGACGGCCGCGCCGTCTTCGTTCCCTTGACCGCGCCCGGCGACGTCGCGCGCATCCGCATCACGGAGCTGCGCGCGCGGTTCGCGCGCGCCGAGCTCGTCGAGATCGAGACGCCGGGCCCGCAGCGCGTCGCGCCGCGCTGCGGGTGGTTCGGCGAGTGCGGCGGCTGCGACTGGCAGCACGTCGACTATGCCGCGCAGGTCGACGCGAAGCGCGCACTGCTGCACGACGCGATCGAGCGCATCGCCCGCCTCGCGCTCCCCGGCGAAGTCGCCTTCCACGCGTCGCCGAAGCCGTACGGATACCGGCAGCGCGCGCGGCTCGTCGCGGGCGGCGGCGTCGCCGGGTTCCGGCGGCGCGGCTCGCACGAGGTATGCGCGATCGACTGGTGCCCGGTGCTCGAGCCCGCGCTCTCCGACGCGATCTCGCGCGCCGAGGGCGCGGAGGGCGAGGTCGAGCTCGCGCTCGCTGCAGACGGCTCCGTCCGCGTGCACGAGCTCGGCAGCCCGCGCGACGGCGACGCCGCGCCGGAAGCGATCGAGACCGTCGTGCGGGGCGACCGGCTCCGCATCTCGCCGGGCGTCTTCGCGCAGGCGAACGCGAGCCTCGTCGATCGGCTCGTCGAGCGCGTGCTCGCGCGCGCGGGTCGCGGCGCCGCGGCGGTCGAGCTGTTCGCGGGCGCGGGCCTCTTCACGTTGGGCCTTTCGCGCGCCTTCGAGCGCGTGCTCGCCGTCGAGGTGAGCGCGCGCGCGACGGACGACCTCGTGTTCAACCTCTCGCGCGCCGGGCGCGCGAACGTCGAGGTCGTCACGCGCCGCGCCGATCGCGCGCTCGTGCGCGTCGAACGGGCGGCGCCGGACGTCGTCGTGCTCGACCCGCCGCGCGACGGACTCGACCGCGGGCTCGCCGCCGCGCTCGCCGCGTGCGGCGCGCCGCGCATCGTCTACGTGTCGTGCGACCCGGCGACGCTCGCGCGCGACGCCGCGGAGATCGTTCCCCGCGGCTACCGGCTGGCGGCGCTCGAAGGCTTCGATCTGTTCCCGCAGACCGCGCACGTCGAGGCGCTCGCGCTGTTCGAGCGCGAGGCGCCGGGTGCGGCTCCGCGACGCGACGGCGGCTAG
- a CDS encoding response regulator transcription factor has product MTRVIIADDHGIVREGLRRLLESEMGLEVCAEASDGREVLEQTERHEPDVVVLDITMPRLGGLETLERLRARHPKIKVILLSVHSDPPFIQSAIALGADAYVLKNGRAAEIVTAVRAVTKGGSYFSPAVAREIVEQLRSPGGGPAEPFTLLSTREREVLHLIAEGLSAKEIAADLKISTKTVEAHRTSLMRKVGVRKATELVRYALRHGLIEP; this is encoded by the coding sequence GTGACGCGCGTAATCATCGCCGACGATCACGGCATCGTCCGCGAGGGGCTGCGGAGGCTCCTCGAATCCGAGATGGGACTCGAGGTCTGTGCCGAGGCGAGCGACGGGCGCGAGGTGCTCGAGCAGACCGAGAGGCACGAGCCCGACGTGGTCGTCCTCGACATCACGATGCCCCGGCTCGGCGGGCTCGAGACCCTCGAGCGGCTGCGAGCCCGACACCCGAAGATCAAGGTCATCCTGCTCTCGGTCCACAGCGACCCGCCGTTCATCCAGAGCGCGATCGCGCTCGGCGCCGACGCCTACGTGCTCAAGAACGGGCGCGCCGCCGAGATCGTCACCGCCGTGCGGGCGGTGACGAAGGGCGGGAGCTACTTCAGCCCCGCGGTCGCGCGCGAGATCGTCGAGCAGCTGCGCTCGCCGGGCGGCGGCCCGGCCGAGCCGTTCACGCTGCTGTCGACGCGCGAGCGCGAGGTGCTGCACCTGATCGCGGAGGGGCTGTCGGCGAAGGAGATCGCCGCGGACCTGAAGATCAGCACGAAGACGGTCGAGGCCCACCGCACGAGTCTCATGCGCAAGGTAGGCGTGCGCAAGGCGACCGAGCTCGTTCGCTATGCGCTGCGCCACGGCCTGATCGAGCCCTAG